One Bacteroidota bacterium genomic window, GAATGATAAATACCTGAAGTTGGCTGATTGGTTATTGAGTGAACGTGGTAAAAAGTTGGCAAAGGGTTATACATGGACAGATTGGAAGGACACTGCCTATGCGCAGGATGTTTTGCCGGTGAAACAGCAGAAAGAAATTACAGGACATGCCGTTCGTGCCATGTATATGTATACAGGTGCGGCTGATGTAGCTGCGCAAACGGGTGATGCAGATTATATAAAAGCAATGCGGACTGTTTGGGAAGATGTTGTATATCGCAATATGTATATCACGGGGGGTATTGGCTCAGCAGGAAGTAATGAAGGTTTTTCGCAGGACTATGATCTGCCAAATGAACAGGCTTATTGCGAAACCTGTGCAAGTGTTGGAATGGTATTCTGGAACCAACGAATGAATGCAATGACAGGCAATGCAGAATATATTGATGTACTGGAAAGAAGTTTATACAATGGTGCATTGGATGGTTTGAGTTTAAGTGGTGATCGGTTCTTTTATGGTAACCCACTTGCATCTCGTGGGCAACATCAGAGACGTGAATGGTTTGGTACAGCTTGTTGTCCTGCTAACATTGCAAGAATGATCGCTTCATTAGGCGATTATATTTATGCAAAAAGCGATGATGCTATTTATGTAAACCTCTTTGTTGGAAGTAATACAACGATTCCTTTGAAGAGTGGAAATGTTGGAGTGAAGATGGAGACGAATTATCCGTGGGAGGGAAAGGTGAAATTGAATATTGATCCGGTAAAGAGATCTAAATTCAAAATTCATCTTCGTGTACCTGGTTGGTATACGGGAATAATTGCACCAGGAGGTTTGTATAACCCGGATTATTTTTTAAGAAAAGATATAAAGGAACATTTTGATCCATCTGTGAGAGTTAATGGAAAAGAATATATAACTAAATATGAAAATGGATATGCCGTGGTAGAAAGTGATTGGAAAAAAGGCGATATCGTTGAAATAGATATTCCACTAAGATCTCAAATAGTAAAAGCAAGACCTGAACTAAAGCAAGATTCCAATCGTGTTGCTATACAAAGGGGACCAATTGTCTATTGTATTGAAGGCGCAGATAATAATGGCAAAGCATGGAATATTATCATTCCTGAAAACACAAAGTTTGAAGCAATAGATTACAAAGTACAGGATGAAAACATAAAAGCATTGACCGCAGAAGTGCCGGTTGTTTCGGTAGGAGAGGATGGCTTATCAATAAAAACAGAAAAGAAAAAAATTATTGCTATACCATATTATACTTGGGCAAACCGGGGCAAGAATGAAATGCAGGTTTGGTTGCCAACAAAAATCACTAATATAAAACTGAATTACTGATGATAAAAAAAATGATTTCACTTTTCACGTTTACCGTTTCATTTTTCACAACGCAAGCCCAGGTAAATAAGGCCCCTGCTTATCCGTTGATTACACATGATCCTTACTTCAGCATCTGGAGTACTACAGACAAGCTGAATGAAAGCACAACCAAACATTGGACAGGGAGAGATCATTCATTACTTGGTTTTTTAAGTGTGGATGGCAAACTCTACAAATTTCTTGGTGAGCCGGCTAAAGAACTGAAAGCATTAGTTGCTGATGCCGATTTTCAATCTTATAGTTGCCGGTATACTGAAACAAAACCTGGTACTGATTGGTTAAATGCTGACTATGATGATTCGAAATGGCAAACAGGACAAGGTATATTCGGAACAAAAGATGCCGGTTCAAAAACGATTTGGACCAGCCGTGAAATATGGATACGCAGAGTGTTTGATCTTCAATCTGTAAATGTGAATGAACTATTGCTGCGTACCAAGTATGACGATAATGTAGAGATATATCTGAATGGTGAAAAGATCTTCAATGCGGGTTGCTGTTCAGCAAATAAAGAAGTGCCTCTATCAAAAGAAATTACAAAGAAACTAAAAAAGGGAAAAAATGTGCTGGCTATCTATTGTGAGAACACAGGCGGTCAGGCTTATATAGATGCAGGGTTGTATGAATTATTACCCGGCCCACATATTCAACAAGCTGTTCAGAAATCAATTGAGATAACAGCTACACAAACAAAATATGAATTTAACTGTGGCCCTGTTTCTCTTAAAGTCGATTTTCTTTCACCATTGCTTATGAACGATCTGGATTTGTATTCACGACCTATTACTTATATCAGTTTTAATGTAATGTCAACTGACGGCAAGCAACATGATTTGAAATTGTTTTTTAATAGTTCGCCGGATATTGCACGCAACAGGGCCTCGCAGACGGTTACAGAAAAATTCTATAAAAAAGATGGAATTCTCTTTCAGCAATCAGGCACTCAAGAACAGCCTGTACTGAAAAGAAAAGGTGATGATGTAAGAATTGATTGGGGTTATGCTTATTTGGCTATAGAAGAAAAAGCTGGAATTGATCTCAGGGCACCACCCACTGTATCGCATATGCCAGCCGGAGCGTTTATGGTAGGTAACTTAGAAATTGATTATGGGAAAATAAAATCTGTTCCAATTGAAAAAACAATCATTCTGGCTTATGATGATCTGTATTCCATTCAATACTTTGGTCAAAACCTGCAGGCATGGTGGAAGAAGAAATTCCCAACAATCGAAGATCTAATTAAAACATCATTTGATGAAGCCGGACAAATTACAGAACGCTGCGATAAGTTTGACAAAAAACTATATGAAGATGCTGTAAAAGCCGGTGGCGAAACTTATGCAAAACTTTGTGTGCTGGCTTATCGTCAATCTTTAGCTGCACATAAATTAGTAAGAGGCCCGAATAATGAAGTTTTGTTTCCACAGAAAGAAAATTTCAGCAACGGCTCAATATGGACAGTAGATGTTACTTATCCTTCTGCACCCCTTACTTTAATTTATAATCCTGATCTGTTGAAAGGAATGGTAGAGCCGCTGATGTACTATAGTGAAAGCGGTAAATGGACAAAACCTTTTCCTGCACATGACCTGGGAACTTATCCATTGGCGAATGGACAAACATATCCTGAAGATATGCCGGTAGAAGAAGCAGGAAATATGATCATTCTTACAGCAGCTATTTGCAAAGCCGAAGGCAAATTTGATTTTGCCAGAAAACATTGGACAGTGTTGAGTCAGTGGGTTGAGTTTTTGGTAAAAGATGGATTTGATCCGGCCAACCAATTATGCACGGATGATTTTGCCGGGCATCTTGCACGGAACGTGAATTTGTCAATGAAAGCAATTATGGGTATTGGAGCTTATGCGCAAATGGCAAAAGGATTAAACAAAAGGGGAGAAGCAGGCAATTATCACAACATTGCAACAGACTATGCGGCTAAATGGATACAAATGGCTGATGATGGCGACCATTACTCACTGACCTTTGATAAAAAAGGAACATGGAGCCAGAAATATAACCTGGTTTGGGATAAACTGCTTGGCTTAAATCTTTTTCCTCAATCTGTTTACGATAAAGAAATAAAATACTATCTCACCAAACAAAATGCATTCGGTTTGCCGCTTGATAGCCGCAGGACCTACACAAAATCGGATTGGATAATCTGGACTGCAACGCTGGCAAATAATCAAAATGATTTCGAGGCATTGATCAAACCCATATTTAAATTTGCAACTGAGACACCAACAAGAGTACCACTGTGCGATTGGCATGAAA contains:
- a CDS encoding glycoside hydrolase family 127 protein, which gives rise to MKKINFVLIAGLVSVSGFSQVPMQKIEPVSFSQVNITDNFWKPKIDKVATKTLAACIYQTEVATPRIKNFERVARAKGEPHEGIFYDDSDVFKALEAMAYSLKTHPSAEMEKKCDEWIDKIAAAQQPDGYLNTWYTLKGLQDRYTDMSMHEDYNAGHMIEAGVAYFNATGKRKFLDVCIKWADHFDALFGPGKRDWVTGHQELELALVKLYKVTKNDKYLKLADWLLSERGKKLAKGYTWTDWKDTAYAQDVLPVKQQKEITGHAVRAMYMYTGAADVAAQTGDADYIKAMRTVWEDVVYRNMYITGGIGSAGSNEGFSQDYDLPNEQAYCETCASVGMVFWNQRMNAMTGNAEYIDVLERSLYNGALDGLSLSGDRFFYGNPLASRGQHQRREWFGTACCPANIARMIASLGDYIYAKSDDAIYVNLFVGSNTTIPLKSGNVGVKMETNYPWEGKVKLNIDPVKRSKFKIHLRVPGWYTGIIAPGGLYNPDYFLRKDIKEHFDPSVRVNGKEYITKYENGYAVVESDWKKGDIVEIDIPLRSQIVKARPELKQDSNRVAIQRGPIVYCIEGADNNGKAWNIIIPENTKFEAIDYKVQDENIKALTAEVPVVSVGEDGLSIKTEKKKIIAIPYYTWANRGKNEMQVWLPTKITNIKLNY
- a CDS encoding DUF4965 domain-containing protein; protein product: MISLFTFTVSFFTTQAQVNKAPAYPLITHDPYFSIWSTTDKLNESTTKHWTGRDHSLLGFLSVDGKLYKFLGEPAKELKALVADADFQSYSCRYTETKPGTDWLNADYDDSKWQTGQGIFGTKDAGSKTIWTSREIWIRRVFDLQSVNVNELLLRTKYDDNVEIYLNGEKIFNAGCCSANKEVPLSKEITKKLKKGKNVLAIYCENTGGQAYIDAGLYELLPGPHIQQAVQKSIEITATQTKYEFNCGPVSLKVDFLSPLLMNDLDLYSRPITYISFNVMSTDGKQHDLKLFFNSSPDIARNRASQTVTEKFYKKDGILFQQSGTQEQPVLKRKGDDVRIDWGYAYLAIEEKAGIDLRAPPTVSHMPAGAFMVGNLEIDYGKIKSVPIEKTIILAYDDLYSIQYFGQNLQAWWKKKFPTIEDLIKTSFDEAGQITERCDKFDKKLYEDAVKAGGETYAKLCVLAYRQSLAAHKLVRGPNNEVLFPQKENFSNGSIWTVDVTYPSAPLTLIYNPDLLKGMVEPLMYYSESGKWTKPFPAHDLGTYPLANGQTYPEDMPVEEAGNMIILTAAICKAEGKFDFARKHWTVLSQWVEFLVKDGFDPANQLCTDDFAGHLARNVNLSMKAIMGIGAYAQMAKGLNKRGEAGNYHNIATDYAAKWIQMADDGDHYSLTFDKKGTWSQKYNLVWDKLLGLNLFPQSVYDKEIKYYLTKQNAFGLPLDSRRTYTKSDWIIWTATLANNQNDFEALIKPIFKFATETPTRVPLCDWHETTDGKQVGFQARSVVGGYFIKMLENKWKK